GATTGGAAATTAGTGGTATTGTTGAAGAGTctaatagtaataaatttaaaaaaaatgatattgtttgttcattattaaaatataatggatataatgaatatgtTTTAGCTAGTTCAAAACACACAATGAAAATCGATCCCAATAAAATATCTATGGTTGAAGCGGCGAGTATACCTGAAAGTTTTTTAACagcatataaattaatttattataccGCTAGATTTccattaataaataataatgatcaAATTGGAGGGAATACAGAAAATATTGACACACTAAATAGGGAAGaggaaacaaataatacagTTACTAAATATACACCAGTTCaagaaaatgattattattattataaacgATTTAATAACCAATTTTATGGCAACTATTTTGGGAAAAATGAAGTAAACGTTCTTGTTTATGGGGCATTAAGTAGTGTTggaattaatttattacaactattaaattatgaaaaaaaaagaaatattataaacattaataaaattattgcaATTACATCAAATGAAACAAAAGCAAAAATTGCTATGGAATATGGAGCTACTGATTATGCCTTTCATACAGATGAGAATTTTGTTGaaactattttaaatatttcaaaaaatgttaatttaatttttgattGTGTAGGAGGTGggaaaatatttgaaaataatttaaaaatatgtactaACGATACAGTCTGGATTTTATATGGTCTATTAGGTGGACCAAAAGTAaccaattttaatttagcACATCTATTGACAAAAAGaattcttttattaacatCAACACTTTATGATAGATCagataattataaagaaGAATTAATACACTCCTTTCAACATCATATATTACcattaatttataacaaCACCCTAAAATTTTGCATTCATAAAGCATTGCCAATAGAGCAAATTGAAGAGGCCCACACTATTATTAAGAATAACCTCAATATTGGAAAAGTTGTTTGtaaattttgatattattatattagatttattatttatgccAAAAGCCGgcaaaaatatgtaatataatgtaatttttccctcgttttttttcgttttttttttcaatttttattgcGCATTTACTTATTTTGATGCATGTGgaatattatacatttttacatCCTAGTGCTTCATTTCGAATTTGTAGCAAAATACTAATAAACTTATAACATACAATTTGCACgcttaaaatatatactattattaaatagtCATTAGTATaatttcaatatttttttttttgttttttaacgtgatctattaaaattattggaATGGCTAGTTTCACCCACCATCCCACATAAACATATAGGCTGTATAAACCTCCgtaattttatcattactATTTCTTTCTCTATACATTTTCCGTgctgtttttttattacgaAAAACTgtataaaatggaaaattttGTTTCGGGATACCCTCCACCTCCATACTACTTCCACGAATATGAAGAAGCAGATACGGAAGTAGATAGTATTCTAGAAAAacacaataataatataaacaatacacaaaatagttttataaatatagttaGAGAAACAtatgatatttataatattaatgataatataaaagtagGAATTGATAAAACTGATAAGAATAATATAGATGAAAAAGAAGCTACAGCCAcattggaaaaaataaatcatgaAGATGAAAAAGCCAAGTGTAAGTTTTTGTTTGGGAGACCCCCACCTATCCCATTAAAAGAtaattata
This sequence is a window from Plasmodium chabaudi chabaudi strain AS genome assembly, chromosome: 7. Protein-coding genes within it:
- a CDS encoding quinone oxidoreductase, putative, encoding MRGVILKGINELIFSESLTKPTLEKCNIQNQGTDLLLKVLSVGINRIDLLIKENKYPKFPMGKSLGLEISGIVEESNSNKFKKNDIVCSLLKYNGYNEYVLASSKHTMKIDPNKISMVEAASIPESFLTAYKLIYYTARFPLINNNDQIGGNTENIDTLNREEETNNTVTKYTPVQENDYYYYKRFNNQFYGNYFGKNEVNVLVYGALSSVGINLLQLLNYEKKRNIININKIIAITSNETKAKIAMEYGATDYAFHTDENFVETILNISKNVNLIFDCVGGGKIFENNLKICTNDTVWILYGLLGGPKVTNFNLAHLLTKRILLLTSTLYDRSDNYKEELIHSFQHHILPLIYNNTLKFCIHKALPIEQIEEAHTIIKNNLNIGKVVCKF